A region of Zeugodacus cucurbitae isolate PBARC_wt_2022May chromosome 5, idZeuCucr1.2, whole genome shotgun sequence DNA encodes the following proteins:
- the LOC105209988 gene encoding platelet-activating factor acetylhydrolase IB subunit beta homolog: MNPCAVPTQRPDVDGDERWICIHRRFISECREKDPDVIFLGDCVLETLQDSETWNEYFAPMHCLNFSIRGDRTENLLWRVENGELDNVKPKIVVLHVGTNNTENTAEQISEGVVEIVHRIRAKLPDTYIVLPTLLPRGQLPNKLREKNDEVNRLVKEKVIGLNQVQTVCIDKGLLQIDNTISHHDMFDYKNLTNSGAKKAFEPVHDLLSQILNENEPEKDLTPSE; encoded by the exons ATGAACCCCTGTGCTGTGCCCACCCAACGCCCGGACGTAGATGGCGACGAACGCTGGATTTG CATTCATCGTCGATTTATTTCTGAATGTCGTGAAAAAGATCCTGATGTTATATTTCTGGGAGATTGTGTGCTAGAAACGCTGCAGGATTCGGAAACATGGAATGAATATTTTGCACCTATGCATTGCCTTAACTTCAGCATACGTGGTGATCGAACGGAAAATTTGCTGTGGCGTGTGGAAAACGGTGAACTGGACAATGTTAAACCGAAG ATTGTGGTATTGCATGTTGGCACTAATAATACGGAAAATACGGCTGAGCAGATATCAGAAGGTGTAGTAGAAATTGTGCATAGGATACGTGCGAAATTGCCGGACACTTATATCGTATTGCCC ACATTACTGCCGCGCGGTCAGTTAccaaataaattgagagagaaaAACGATGAGGTTAATCGACTTGTCAAGGAAAAAGTGATTGGTCTCAATCAGGTGCAAACTGTTTGCATTGATAAGGGTCTGCTGCAGATAGACAACACCATTAGTCATCACGATATGTTCGACTATAAGAATTTGACGAATAGCGGTGCGAAAAAAGCATTCGAGCCGGTACACGATTTACTCTCAcagattttaaatgaaaatgaaccaGAAAAAGATTTAACGCCATCCGAATAG
- the Zfp112_2 gene encoding zinc finger protein ZFP2 yields the protein MNQLSRNNLQEFCRTCLRSLQKRRRREKEDTPTSFHKPKVNHGDTENDAETNHSYNLRLLPQLQKLFVLFTSLDISEDSDEDAYPRSLCQLCYDKMIDFQEFRNLAINSAEVLYKIVNSLDDEMSKVPPDVQAFQGIDSAKEIKMEPELVESNYQSNDDEDDDQLLIPELAPLMEIPIKAEPENCYKSDSEIILPNDDNSVNSSGVVVKHEIDSEYEEDMSLFYERNALGTADNSISDDADDEEYALRNGAANTSSTSLNNSPITVGGRQRFCGSSRKRDRNKKSLKCPRCDKQVYKKVYLDAHIRAVHEGYEKPFLCLECQKDFTRYEHLHTHIQSQHLLKQSFICGLNGCDAVFKLSNTLETHRQVVHTAAFPYGLQDMLELHQAQLNQEVEISHICQQCYKSYSSKRALSEHLKRHAQIKEHVCKVCGVAKVTRTELLTHMRTHKPNLEKFKCSICPQEFNHKNAISRHVRVVHEGQRRFPCSFCPKRFGTRNSQVCHERLHTGERPFNCELCNKRYAQVEGLKSHMKSHDKNLRKHVCSFCSQRFITRKNLVDHEKRHQSDKPHICNTCSRGFFSIEDLGVHKQSHTAEELRELARNEYELYHDAGDSLGEQAMENESINERGSQAYMGYSSSQSSN from the exons ATGAATCAACTTTCGCGCAATAATTTGCAAGAATTTTGTCGTACTTGTTTGAGGAGTTTGCAGAAACGTCGCAGACGCGAGAAGGAGGATACGCCTACTAGTTTTCACAAGCCGAAGGTTAATCATGGAGATACTGAAAATGATGCTGAAACAAATCATAGTTACAATCTGCGTTTGCTACCACAATTACAAAAACTATTCGTGTTATTCACTTCCTTGGATATATCCGAGGATAGCGATGAAGATGCTTACCCACGTAGTCTCTGTCAGCTGTGCTATGATAAAATGATTGATTTCCAAGAGTTTCGGAACTTGGCTATTAATTCAGCGGAAGTCCTGTACAAAATTGTCAATAGTTTAGACGATGAAATGTCCAAAGTTCCGCCTGATGTGCAAGCTTTTCAAGGTATAGACAGTGCTAAAGAGATAAAAATGGAGCCTGAGTTGGTGGAAAGTAATTACCAAAGTAatgatgatgaagatgatgatCAGTTG cttaTACCAGAACTAGCGCCATTGATGGAAATACCAATTAAAGCAGAACCTGAAAACTGTTACAAGTCAGATTCGGAGATAATTTTACCAAACGATGATAATTCGGTTAATTCATCGGGTGTGGTTGTTAAGCATGAAATTGATTCTGAATACGAGGAAGATATGTCGTTATTCTACGAACGGAATGCATTAGGCACAGCAGATAACTCAATTAGCGATGATGCAGATGACGAGGAATATGCTTTACGAAATGGTGCAGCCAATACATCCAGTACGTCTCTCAACAACTCGCCAATAACTGTGGGCGGAAGACAACGATTTTGTGGTTCCTCTCGTAAACGCGATCGCAATAAGAAATCATTAAAGTGTCCACGTTGTGATAAACAAGTTTATAAGAAAGTGTACCTGGACGCGCACATACGTGCTGTGCATGAGGGTTATGAAAAACCTTTTCTCTGTTTGGAATGCCAAAAAGACTTCACACGTTACGAACATCTGCATACTCACATTCAATCGCAGCATTTACTTAAACAAAGTTTCATATGTGGCTTAAATGGCTGCGATGCTGTCTTTAAATTGAGCAATACTTTGGAGACGCATCGACAAGTCGTACATACAG CTGCGTTTCCCTACGGACTGCAGGATATGTTGGAGCTACATCAAGCGCAACTGAATCAAGAAGTCGAAATAAGTCACATATGTCAGCAATGTTACAAGTCATACAGTTCGAAGCGTGCACTCTCCGAACATTTGAAACGTCATGCCCAAATCAAGGAACATGTATGCAAAGTATGTGGCGTTGCCAAAGTAACACGCACTGAGTTATTAacacatatgcgtacacataaACCGAATCTGGAGAAATTCAAGTGCAGCATTTGCCCGCAGGAATTCAATCACAAAAATGCCATATCCCGTCATGTGCGTGTGGTGCACGAGGGTCAACGACGATTTCCATGCAGTTTCTGTCCCAAACGCTTTGGTACACGCAATTCGCAGGTTTGTCACGAACGCTTACACACCGGCGAACGTCCGTTTAATTGTGAGCTTTGTAACAAGCGTTATGCGCAAGTGGAAGGTCTGAAATCGCATATGAAAAGTCATGACAAGAACTTGCGCAAACATGTATGCTCGTTTTGTTCGCAACGCTTTATAACACGGAAAAATCTAGTAGATCATGAAAAGCGCCATCAAAGTGATAAACCACATATATGCAACACCTGTAGTCGCGGCTTCTTTTCAATCGAAGATCTTGGCGTGCATAAGCAGTCACACACGGCAGAAGAATTACGAGAGTTAGCCAGAAATGAATATGAGTTGTATCACGACGCAGGCGATAGTCTTGGAGAACAAGCAATGGAAAACGAATCTATTAACGAACGTGGTAGTCAGGCATATATGGGCTATAGCAGTTCGCAGAGTAGTAACTGA
- the LOC105209987 gene encoding zinc finger protein 14: MREITHENMQSFCRTCLDELGDKSSLLGEKFSVDEHEDIEKLLVLCNSTTTADCDDLPQYICYKCHKKLQFFNDFRDKIMQSHLILKNIIREHEDTSRTTEDEILLDSGQGSEDQQDNSVEISDIEVFHGYTYSTRSREKLQNCIENTVVKILQDPGGAHNVSKDLKEEIFDEVAEEIEIDISDIKMNENNSSDDEDTLDDFEFSRATNDEQNVDRLQHVDISIQTTDVQNSECEEEYSKSSSGNEECTQKFCTRGNTNRTKIINPKVTPQKKPKKLARGGNNSLRKSPAKQSRSSFSEVKFQCEQCPRRCVTWENYEAHLRTHQGLKPYSCNECDRSFNRAAHFRAHVREVHGPVTLQYICSFEGCGKIFKRENTYKNHYRLKHTVMPYEAREPKTYVCEDCGRTFKSVTTLKEHRYKHAPEEDYPFKCEECGKRYRSKRTYKDHQLRHSGIKNYICTYCGMKKTTQNELRAHINYHTKEKQWPCPKCPSVFNSSGNLGMHDRIVHKGIRPFTCRFCDLSFGKQDTLKHHEMRHTGEKPHGCELCGKRFIQIVALRAHMKTHNRGLTRKPIVSSVAEQPFETIEESAIEVVDSDLELPSCSKHASC; encoded by the exons atgagagaaatcacgcatgaaaatatgcaatcatTCTGTCGGACATGCCTTGACGAACTGGGAGACAAGTCATCACTATTGGGTGAAAAATTTAGCGTTGACGAGCATGAAGATATCGAAAAACTTTTGGTTTTGTGTAATTCAACGACAACAGCAGATTGCGACGACCTCCCTCAGTACATATGCTATAAATGCCATAAAAAATTGCAGTTCTTTAATGATTTCCGTGATAAAATTATGCAGTCACATCTGATTTTGAAGAATATTATAAGGGAGCATGAAGATACGAGTAGAACTACGGAAGATGAAATATTGCTGGACAGTGGTCAGGGTAGCGAAGATCAACAGGATAATAGTGTGGAAATAAGTGATATAGAAGTTTTTCATGGATATACATACTCAACCAGAAGTCGTGAAAAGCTAcaaaattgtatagaaaatacG GTGGTAAAAATTCTTCAAGACCCTGGTGGTGCACACAATGTGAGCAAAGATcttaaagaggaaatatttgatGAAGTTGCggaagaaatagaaatagatatAAGTGATATTAAAATGAACGAAAATAATTCATCAGACGATGAAGATACATTGGatgatttcgaattttcgagAGCAACGAATGATGAACAAAATGTTGATAGATTACAACATGTAGATATTTCTATACAAACAACGGATGTGCAAAACAGTGAATGCGAAGAAGAATATAGCAAATCAAGTAGTGGGAACGAAGAATGTACACAAAAGTTCTGCACAAGAGGCAATACGAACAGAACCAAAATAATAAATCCAAAAGTGACACCTCAGAAGAAACCAAAGAAACTTGCGAGAGGTGGGAATAATTCACTGAGAAAGTCTCCTGCCAAACAAAGTAGAAGTAGTTTTTCTGAAGTTAAATTTCAATGTGAGCAGTGCCCACGACGTTGTGTAACATGGGAAAATTACGAAGCCCACCTGCGTACCCATCAAGGTTTGAAGCCGTATTCGTGTAATGAATGCGATCGCAGCTTTAATAGAGCAGCTCATTTTCGTGCCCATGTGCGTGAGGTTCACGGACCTGTGACACTGCAATATATCTGTTCTTTTGAAGGATGCGGGAAAATATTCAAGCgcgaaaatacatacaaaaaccaTTACCGCCTTAAACACACAGTAATGCCATATGAAGCCCGTGAACCGAAAACATATGTCTGTGAGGACTGCGGCAGAACATTTAAAAGCGTAACCACGCTCAAGGAACATCGCTATAAACATGCTCCTGAGGAAGATTATCCATTTAAATGCGAAGAGTGTGGAAAAAGGTATCGCTCTAAACGCACTTATAAGGATCATCAATTGCGACATTCCggcataaaaaattacatttgtaCCTATTGTGGTATGAAAAAGACTACACAAAATGAATTGCGCGCTCATATTAATTATCACACTAAAGAGAAACAATGGCCATGTCCAAAATGTCCAAGTGTCTTCAACAGTTCGGGAAATCTCGGTATGCATGATCGTATTGTGCATAAGGGCATACGACCATTTACATGTAGGTTCTGTGATCTCAGTTTTGGCAAACAAGACACTTTGAAACATCATGAAATGAGGCATACGGGTGAAAAGCCGCATGGTTGTGAATTATGTGGCAAACGTTTTATACAGATTGTGGCGCTGCGAGCGCACATGAAAACCCATAACAGAGGATTGACACGAAAGCCAATAGTATCGTCAGTCGCAGAACAGCCTTTTGAAACGATTGAGGAGTCAGCAATAGAAGTTGTCGATTCGGATTTGGAGCTACCTAGCTGCTCGAAACATGCTAGTTGCTAA
- the LOC105209985 gene encoding uncharacterized protein LOC105209985 isoform X2 — MCFKYFQISCWLFSISRSEIKLHLRPLGIFFLSLFFYWLYKTRCNYRIVPPPELQKVYIFRKNHPKIFDSIMFFSAGFLALAGPIITGFSLGLVLVAVAIIMANRIELEDRRKKRYEGDVTNTDSENYTGSESETESETESESDDDDEFLPETSSRNLVLLACASELTSYSLPTEGGAADDDEDDDNASDDIPSELLIPDSIPELNENSTDDEDDLIPVVNVDALNADPRTIASNIYFEKGHFKSDSISSSSSEENLSKGLNFTDSAANPVTVAAQEGDVAALAAKTTAQALLESGGKLLPALVTGLMQWGSLNAAASNNSNTTNAVVAAVAEVPKEEDRSSESDFEFLDEE, encoded by the exons AtgtgctttaaatattttcaaatcagCTGTTGGCTATTTTCAATTTCGCGTTCCGAAATAAA GCTACACCTGCGTCCATTAGGCATTTTCTTCCTCTCACTATTTTTCTACTGGCTTTATAAGACACGCTGCAATTACCGAATCGTACCACCGCCAGAATTacaaaaagtttatatattcCGAAAAAATCATCCCAAAATTTTCGACTCAATAATGTTTTTCTCTGCTGGCTTCCTTGCGCTCGCTGGGCCAATCATTACTGGCTTCTCATTAGGATTGGTGCTAGTAGCTGTTGCGATAATTATGGCCAACCGAATAGAGTTGGAAGACC GCCGTAAAAAACGTTATGAAGGGGACGTCACAAATACGGATAGTGAGAATTATACTGGTAGCGAGAGCGAAACGGAATCGGAGACAGAGTCCGAgtcggatgatgatgatgaatttTTGCCAGAGACCAGCTCCAGAAATTTGGTGCTATTAGCATGTGCCAGTGAGCTAACCTCATATTCCTTACCCACCGAGGGTGGTGCCGCTGATGACGATGAAGATGATGATAATGCAAGTGATGATATACCATCTGAATTGTTAATACCCGACTCTATACCGGAATTGAATGAAAACTCCACAGATGATGAGGATGATCTGATACCTGTCGTCAATGTTGATGCACTCAATGCGGATCCACGCACAATCGCCAGTAATATATACTTTGAGAAGGGTCATTTCAAATCAGACTCCATATCCTCCTCCTCATCGGAGGAGAATTTGTCGAAAGGTTTAAATTTTACCGATTCGGCGGCAAATCCCGTTACAGTTGCTGCGCAAGAAGGCGATGTTGCCGCATTGGCTGCCAAGACCACCGCACAAGCATTACTCGAAAGTGGCGGCAAACTATTGCCTGCTCTTGTCACCGGCTTAATGCAATGGGGTAGCTTGAATGCTGCtgctagcaacaacagcaacactacCAATGCCGTAGTGGCAGCAGTAGCCGAAGTTCCCAAAGAGGAAGATCGTTCCTCCGAGAGTGACTTTGAGTTCCTAGATGAGGAATAG
- the LOC105209985 gene encoding uncharacterized protein LOC105209985 isoform X1, with product MQAVKAKLSNISIPWRIILKNVAAIVIALVTLSWLHLRPLGIFFLSLFFYWLYKTRCNYRIVPPPELQKVYIFRKNHPKIFDSIMFFSAGFLALAGPIITGFSLGLVLVAVAIIMANRIELEDRRKKRYEGDVTNTDSENYTGSESETESETESESDDDDEFLPETSSRNLVLLACASELTSYSLPTEGGAADDDEDDDNASDDIPSELLIPDSIPELNENSTDDEDDLIPVVNVDALNADPRTIASNIYFEKGHFKSDSISSSSSEENLSKGLNFTDSAANPVTVAAQEGDVAALAAKTTAQALLESGGKLLPALVTGLMQWGSLNAAASNNSNTTNAVVAAVAEVPKEEDRSSESDFEFLDEE from the exons GCTACACCTGCGTCCATTAGGCATTTTCTTCCTCTCACTATTTTTCTACTGGCTTTATAAGACACGCTGCAATTACCGAATCGTACCACCGCCAGAATTacaaaaagtttatatattcCGAAAAAATCATCCCAAAATTTTCGACTCAATAATGTTTTTCTCTGCTGGCTTCCTTGCGCTCGCTGGGCCAATCATTACTGGCTTCTCATTAGGATTGGTGCTAGTAGCTGTTGCGATAATTATGGCCAACCGAATAGAGTTGGAAGACC GCCGTAAAAAACGTTATGAAGGGGACGTCACAAATACGGATAGTGAGAATTATACTGGTAGCGAGAGCGAAACGGAATCGGAGACAGAGTCCGAgtcggatgatgatgatgaatttTTGCCAGAGACCAGCTCCAGAAATTTGGTGCTATTAGCATGTGCCAGTGAGCTAACCTCATATTCCTTACCCACCGAGGGTGGTGCCGCTGATGACGATGAAGATGATGATAATGCAAGTGATGATATACCATCTGAATTGTTAATACCCGACTCTATACCGGAATTGAATGAAAACTCCACAGATGATGAGGATGATCTGATACCTGTCGTCAATGTTGATGCACTCAATGCGGATCCACGCACAATCGCCAGTAATATATACTTTGAGAAGGGTCATTTCAAATCAGACTCCATATCCTCCTCCTCATCGGAGGAGAATTTGTCGAAAGGTTTAAATTTTACCGATTCGGCGGCAAATCCCGTTACAGTTGCTGCGCAAGAAGGCGATGTTGCCGCATTGGCTGCCAAGACCACCGCACAAGCATTACTCGAAAGTGGCGGCAAACTATTGCCTGCTCTTGTCACCGGCTTAATGCAATGGGGTAGCTTGAATGCTGCtgctagcaacaacagcaacactacCAATGCCGTAGTGGCAGCAGTAGCCGAAGTTCCCAAAGAGGAAGATCGTTCCTCCGAGAGTGACTTTGAGTTCCTAGATGAGGAATAG